Genomic window (Carassius carassius chromosome 36, fCarCar2.1, whole genome shotgun sequence):
acttatttatttacttatttataaagtctttagttttaaaaCATCAGTAATGACAggctaaaattataaaaaataaaataaaataaaaaaaactcaatcagttttcaataataataaacaaccctatttatttatttaaaataacttaagttttcaaaatattattaataactttTGTTAACATCAGGCTGAAACTGTTTTAATCACTTTGCAAccattttctattatttatttatttatttatttatttatcttacagTTTTGAAAGAGTGTAAGACATTCTTAAAGGGGCGGTTGactgtttatggggtgcagtctaataGTGTTAatgcttaataaaataaataaataaataaaaacattatttttcacataatttgcCTTTATTCTACACTTCCCTTGAGAAATGCGCTGATCACttcctgcttttatgaagcccctccctcagtaATAGAATATGGCTTCTGATTGGTTAACTAGGctcttaatttagtttttttgttttatgttgtctCGTACTTTtagatatgctgttatttgtaaacCCTATAcagttttatcctgattaaagctttaatacagtatgACAACCACACGTGTGTCCATGTTTAACGCTTCTCGTAGGCACAGTTTATTGTTGGAGCTGATCTGATgatctgaaagagagagagatgcagagcagggcGACCCAAGGAACAGgactgagaaccactgctttaaaacattgattttaaaacttgtgaatccattagaatcattaTAAGACAGAATCGTGATTCAGATATGAATAGATTTTACATGTATCGTCtagttttctctttcttttctctaaAGCGGTGCAACATGGCCACGCCCCCTTTTCTGCATGTTCCCGGGGGCGGGGTTTATCAggttttgtgacatcacaaacccgGGAAGAAGCTCGTTGTAGTCCCTAAAAAAgccatttttgtaggcattaattTAAGCGGacagaatttaaaaaagaaaaaaatcacaaacaaccacccctttaaaagtaaaaatatataaatctctaaaaataaatataaatgcgaAATACAGAAAACCttcatttcaaattattttctagaattgatatttattattatttttttatatatattctccAGTTTTAAAATATGTGactgtggagcacaaaaccaaCTGTAGCAcagttatatttgtagcaatacccAACAATACATCGTACGGGTCAAACCCtagtaaagataatgttccatgaagatattttgtacatttcctacagtaaatatatataaacttaatttgTGATTAGTAATTTGCAtatctaagaacttcatttgtaaaactttaaagccgattttctcaatattctgATTTTGTTTGCAcccccagattccagattttctaatagttgtaataataatCACGGCCAAATATCGTCCTATCATAACAAGCCATTCATCAtgggaaagcttatttattcattcagatGCTTCCAAATGATGCATGAATCTCAGTTTcataaaattgacccttatgactggttttctgGTCCTGGGTCACATATTTATTACACTTTTATTTTGGTAGCTTGGTTCTAAGATCTCACCTGTTGACGTACTGCATAATGTTTCCTGGCCAGGCTAACTGCACCTTCAGCTGGCCCTTGTGCTCTACGAAGAAATCGACGAGCGTTCGCGTGACGGTGGCCGACGTGTGGAAGAAGAAGGCGGGAATCCAGAGGATGGCTCCATCCAGCTTCTTCAGGCTCAGGTAGAAGTTGTTCCTGTCCTGGATGGTCAGCAAGTTGTTGTAGTATTTCTCCAGGATGCTGGGGTTGAAGGTGGTCAGGTTGGTCCGGCGGCCCACGTCACGATGGAAGATCTCGGTGGGCGCGAAGTTGCAGCGGAAGACGAAGTCGTAGCTGTCGATCTGCGCACCGCAGCGGCTGCCGGTGAGGATGCCACTGTTGCCCACCACGGCACAGCTGTTGAAGCGCTTGTTGAGGACGGGAGACGAGTCCGGCAGCAGAGACCTGAGGTTCTCGCCGATGGAGAAGACGTATTTGTGACTGGAGTAGTCGTAGTGCATTAGCTGACCCAAGCGGACGCTGCTCTTGATCAGCGTGAAGTTGTGCGTTACATCGATGTACTGGGCGATCTCTTTACTGGAAAACGGATAAAACAACATCCAGCAAATAAAACGGACCCAATCATATAGGAAAAttgtttatattactatttaaaaatacTCATATTCGCTGTAAAAAAATTCCGTAAAATTTATTTCATGAAaattgttgcccagcactaatatttaaatataactgtatgtatatatatacaatcgtctcttatttttaaacacaaaaaaagtaaaagaattaaaaaacttttatattcatatttcataGGCATCtacagtggcatgcgaaagtttgggaaccccttgcagaatctgtgaaaatgtgaataattttcaaaaaactagagagatcatactaaatgcatgttatttttttatttagtactttcctgagtaagatattttacataaaatatttttgcatatagtccacaagacaaaaaaagaaaaaaaaattcagaaattattaaaataaccccattcaaaagtttgtttggttcttaatactgttctTAATGCTGTGTGTAATATGTGATTCCatactgtaatattttaagaAGTATTGTACATAtaagcgtgtgtttgtgtgtgtgtgtgtgtgtgtttgtgtgtgtgtgtgtgtgtgtgtttgagagagagtgagtgtgtgtgtgtgtgtcagtgtgtgtgtgtgtgtgtgtgtgtgagagagagagtaagtgtgtgtgtgtgtgtgctcttgtttttgtgtcatatcaggacacaactctgtataatgacatgggtatgacacaggtattacaaggagagggtgacttatgaggacataacccatgtccccatttttcataacacttataaatcatacagaatgagtttttttgacaaagtaaaaatgcacaaagtttcctgtgagggttagggttggtgtagggccatagaatatacagtttgtacagtataaaaaccattacacctttGGGaggaacccacttttcacaaaaacatataagtatgtgtgtgtgtttgtgtgtgtgtgtgtgtgtgtgtgtgtgtgtgtgcgtgcatgcatgtgaatgtgtgtgcatgtgcgtgtgagagcatctgagaatgtgtgtgtgtgtgggtgtgtgtgtgtgtgtgtgtgtgcgtgcatgcatgtgagtgtgtgtgcgtgtgagtgcatctgagaatgtgtgtgtgtgtgtgtgtgtgtgtgtgtgtgtgagtgcatctgagaatgtgtgtgcgtgtgtgtgtgtgcatgcatgcatgtgagtgtgtgtgcgtgtgcgtgtgagtgcatctgagaatgtgtgtgtgtgtgtgagagagagagagagagaggttcacCTCTGCTGTAAATAAGCGCTCTGGTTGAACCTCCAGCTGCTGGACTCCTGCAGGTTCTCGTTGAGCGCATTATTCAGCGACGTGAACGCGGGATCCAGGAACTTCATGGCCAGTTGGGATCTGATGAGGAGATGCACAGACAGAGGAAATGAGAAACACTGTTTCTGTTCCAGTTCACAGGACGGCCCGACCGCGGCTGAGATCAATGAGAGCCAtccagaccgctgtcagtcagcTCGCGCCTGGGGCAGTCGATGGCCGCTCTAATTAAACAGCTGCTTTTAGACTCCACTCCTGCTCGTTTGCTCACTCTCGTTTGTTAAAGCTTGTTCTGTTTCATTAGCAGAGCTGTTTGAGTCCAGGTTACAGCCTCAGAGGTCAGAAAGACTCAAGTCACTCACAATATCCCATCATCTGTCACACATCAAACTGGCTTCAAAAGAATTGGTGTAGAAACCATTTTCACTCGGAATTGCTAGTAGATTTCACATTTAAATACAAAGAAATTGTAAGTAACACAATGAATCaaacgtgatttttttttaaactataaatttttattttatttttgtaaatccaacttctttttttttacgagAATATACAATCTCAGTTTGTCAACTTCAatttatttctttgtaattaattgtgaaatttactagcaattctGAGTGAAATGGTTTctataaattgttattttagtgtagaaaaactgaaatagtattattcttgttttataaaatttattttgataGATTTTACAACCAATTAGCATACACTTTAATGCATAAAATAGCAGAAGTATTCAAATTATGTTtggcattaaaatattttacacaatgtaaatgtaattttacaaaaattacacatttatcTTTCAAACTCAGCATTGAAAAACAAATGTTATGCACTTATGTGAAATCAGTTAATTTTACCTGCTTTATGAAAATTAagcagatttaaaaatatatattatttaaaatattatttttaaaaaactatgcGATGAACATTCTTTCTTTGTTGATTGTCAGTTTATTATTAAGGCACAAAACagatttaatactttttatactGTTAAATCAATAATTGCCTAAAATTTTGCAACAATATTTTCACAGTAAAATTATAGAAAGCGACCACAGATGccaatttttactgtatatttcacagattttacagttaattacttgtttttaattttaccCTCATGTTGTAATTTGGTTATTCGACCTGGACAGGATTTTCTTTTTCCTAAAAATGCTAGTTAATGTTATGGCACTGGACCAAAATGTACTGACTTTGCTCAGACAAGATATGACAACTTCCCcaaaacacatatttttttaatatttctttgggatttttttttccacCCCTCCCATTCAAAACTGACCACCCTACAAAACATTGGCTAGTAAATCTCTCATTCTAGTTTATTATAACCAAACATTGTATTCAATTTGTTTATCACCTTGTTTCCTTTCATTTAGCACAGGTTTTGCATTTCTTTCTGGAACTGACTGATTATATGCCTCACTGATCTGTGAAAAAGCATTATTTGTAGATCATTTTGGCTCAAAAAATAAGATGCATAAGCTTAAATCAATGATGGATTTGGTGATAATAAAGACTTATGAGAAATTATTTATGAGGAATTTTTAAATGGCTGTTCTTTTTTGACCAGGAACACCAAGGGATATTCAGCACTGCATGTGAGTTAAAACACATTTCAATGCAGTTCTGCTAGTCTCGGCATATGCTCTCTCTCTTCACTGGCAGAAGTTCAAATGACTCTCAGTAAAGCTGAGTAACATATGGTCATATCTTCCACAAGACGTGCTATGTAACCTTGACTGCAGCAGAAGCGTCTGATTACTGAATGAAATGAAACTACCAGAGGAGTAAATCAGGACCAAGGACAGCGGCACTGTCTCAGACCATCCTTCAGTCTCACAGTCATCACAAAATGTGTCTTTTGAtgccaaaagctgtgtgtttccaAGAAACAAGGCCATCATTAAAGCGTTTTTAacatcaaaccattgcttccagctactATCTAAATCCATAATAAAACTTCATCCAgtaaaaaagtgttctggtctgaatcaggagagaaatctgctcagatcaagcagcgtttacaagccaaaacagctctaaacattTTAATGTGAGAGATAACAGGAgatgaactttttcactggaggaagcattactataaattatggactcatattttagccagaagccagagtttaaagttaaaaatgtctcaatgatggatttgtttcttttgtcttttccagacgttaactgatggactggagtgctgtgattattgtgatgtttttatcagctgtttgcactctcattctgacggcacccattcactgcagagcatccattgctgagtaTTTGATATAATCCTAAATTTctacaaactcatcctaatctcagATTGCCTGAGAGTGAGCACATTTACAGCCAATGTTcagttttgagtgaactattcattttaatgaattcCATCAAATGCACAATATTGTGTCCTTTACAGATgggtcattttcaaaatatactgtatataagaaTTATTCTATTACTCTTAAAATGaagattttaaaatgctgttttcacAACAATGCCATAGACCACTGTTATTCTAGTAAAAtttataacgttttttttttattcatattttgaattagttttttagttgttaacattaatttaattgtgctATTCTATTTTGataagtttttgtaaaaatagtttttattatatttcattaaactaaatgaaaatggttAATTTTAATACGTTTAAAAtgcttaattaaaataattttgtgttatttaaatttttttaatttcagttactaAAATAAATCGACCATAAACTTATTTgcctataaaaaataataataaatataataaaacgacCATAAATGTATttgcctattaaaaaaaaatcataataagtCATAATATAAagaatttttttcataatttgaaGAACTTTTTCCACTATTAAGAAGCTTTTTTAACAAGAACTTGATGAAGGATGGAACCATATAAATGCCCATCAAGAACTTAAATTCTTAATTCTGTTAGAATCGAATACATGACGCATATAGAATATGACGCATATAGAATTTGCATACAGCAGCTGACTTCAGAAATTGCTACTCTGCAAATATGAGAATGTAGGTGAGTCCATCTTCATGATCCAGGAGcgcactgcgcatgcgcgctgtGCATCATGACAGAACGACAAGAGAGGCCTTTCCAAAATGTGATTAAAGCAAGCCTTATTAATCTGCATTGGTTATATCTGCACACATGCGCATTCGAAACGTCCCCATTTGAATTCCGGACACAAACACCCCAGTTATTAGATTAACTCAATGTATGTAAGTGATAAATCATTCACTCACCGAAAGCCCGTGTGGAACATGTACATCCGCGGCCCGCCGGCGTTGGAGTATTTGGGAGCGGTGAAGATGAAGTCTTTCTTGATGGACACGTAACTGATCAACGATAAAATAAGCAAAGCGACGCTGAACATCACCAGACCCAGAACACTGACGACCCGAACCATCTCAGCCCAGAAACACTGCGATTCACACCAGAAGAACGAGCATGGTGGACGCGACGCGCCGCGTCAgacgctgatgatgatgatgatgatgctgaggAAGAGCAGGGGTCCACGGCTGCTCTCATCAGCACCGGCCGCTGCCATACCGGATCTGGGAGCATCATCTCCGCTCGCACTCGGGATTCTCGTTCAGGAACGGAAGGCGATATTTAAAGGAGACTCGATCCTGTTCAGAAAAATGCAAGAAATAAACAAGTCACCGCCGCTGACTGAAGCGCTGGAGGATCCGCGGACACGAAAGGGTTACACACGGATTAtcctcatctctctctcacacacacacacacacacacacacacacacatatcctcATTACAAAACACACTATGCCTTTTAGATCCTTCAGTGGACTCCATAACAGCATGACAGTTTTAAAGTAGCctacatataatttattattttttgttttattgtctttGATTTTTCAACTTATAATATATTTGGAATCTTTCCTATTTAATATCTATCAAAGCATgtttgtgaatcttttgattcagatcagaactTCTGAGCGGATTCAcaaatggtttttttttctgatttatttttcattttacagcACAAAACATCAAGCCAGTAATGTAGttatcaaatacacacacaaaaaaaattacttcagTGCACTGCATAAGTGAATACAATTTTGATTATGCCAATATTATGTTGTAACATTGCTGTTTGAGTTTGCTGTAAAATGTAATATCtagatattttataaatacacaaaacaccCACACAATATTATGTTctcatattaatttacatttttaagttaatataatacatacattattgagattttagaaaatattaacatatattactTCAATGATTATTTGTATCATTATATTTGTGAtaaagtcaacaaaaaaaaaactaacaaacatccAACATCatggacaaaacaaaacagaacagcaaAACCTCTCACAATAACTGAGCAGTGATGTCCGATCTGCACAGGTAAAGATTACTGTAATCCCAACATCATTATGAGTTATATTATTACAGAACACAGAATAAAGGTCATTCACTTGGACTGGGGGGGATTTATGACTCACGGAGAGTTTGTATTTatggaaattaaaatgtatactagAAATATGAACATCAACAACTGCCTCTTACTTTTTCAAaacttaaaaagtattttaaaataacacatgcAACCAAACACACAAACCTTTATGATAAATTTCAGTCCCTTGCTAAAGAAACAGACTAAACTGTGTAAAGTTTAACTACAGAAAGCTATTAGTGAACGGCGGTGATGAATCAGGCCTTTTGTAAACACACTAAATGTCTAATgcactttatataaaacattagaGGCAGCACAGGATATAAACCACACAAATATCAATATCTGATATCTCACTTCTCTACAGAACACAATAAAAGCTGCAAAATTGCTCCTTCTCTCATGAAAATTTAAAAAGGCTGCAAAGggaataattatgaaaaactcATCAATTTCAGCAGCAGCAGGGAGAATTAAAGATCTGTTTAGTGGAGCAAAACCAAACGAGTTTAAAATAAACGACTTTCTGGTTCAAAGAGAGTTATGATCTTCCACAAAATCAAAGATTGCACTGAACTTTATCTgcaaaacaacatttacaaaaacaaacaaacaaatgactctgtaCTGTCTCTTGCTGCACACATTCTGTCCATATGAAATCTGATTCATGACATCATATTGACAAGATGACAAACTCGTATTTAAATACAAGtctgcttctgtgtgtgtgtgtgtgtgtttttgtcaattatatcacaatatatcaTATGAAGGTTTAAGAAAGCAAGTGCAGCTTTATTCCAAAAGTAATCCCAAAAtacaaacataatccaaacagaGACTTGACTTGGCAAGAACAAACTTGGCATGAACAGACGTGACTCGGCATGAGCAGAATTAAAGTCTTAACTTGGCATGAACAGACTTTGCAGGAACGGACTTGAAAAAACTTGACTTGGCATGAACGGACTTGACATATACAGGCTTTGCATGAACAGAATTGAACAGACTTGATTTGGCATGAACGGACTTGGCATGAAGAGAATTGAACAGACTtggacagacttgacttgacatgaacagacttggacagacttgacttgacatgaacagacttggacagacttgacttggtatggacagacttgacttgagatgaacagacttggacagacttgacttggtatgaacagacttgacttggcatgaaGAGACTCGACTTGACATGAACAGACTTGGACAGACTTGACTTGAGATGAACAGACTtggacagacttgacttgacatgaacaGACTTGGACAGACTTGACGTGACATGAacagacttgaacagacttgacttgacatgaacaGACTTGGACAGACTTGAATTGACATGAACAGACTTGgacagacttgacttgatatgaacagacttggacagacttgacttgatatgaacagacttggacagacttgacttgacatgaacagactttacttggcatgaacagactcgacttgacatgaacagacttggacagacttgacttgacatgaacagacttggacagacttgacttgacatgaacagacttggacagacttgacttggtatggacagacttgacttgagatgaacagacttggacagacttgacttgacatgaacaGACTTGGACAGACTTGACTTGGTATGGACAGACTTGACTTGAGATGAACAGACTTGGACAGACTTGATTTGgtatgaacagacttgacttggcatgaacagactcgacttgacatgaacagacttggacagacttgacttgagatgaacagacttggacagacttgacttgacatgaacagacttggacagactttacttgacatgaacagacttggacagacttgacttgacatgaacagacttggacagacttgacttgacatgaacagacttggacagactttacttgacatgaacagacttggacagacttgacttgacatgaacagacttggacagacttgacttgacatgaacaGACTTGGACAGACTTGACTTTATATGAACAGACTtggacagacttgacttgacatgaacaGACTTGGACAGACTTGACTTGGTATGAACagactttacttgacatgaacagactcgacatgaacagacttggacagacttgacttggtatgaacagacttgacttggcatgaacagactcgacttgacatgaacagacttggacagacttgacttgagatgaacagacttggacagacttgacttgacatgaacagacttggacagacttgacttgacatgaacagacttggacagacttgacttggtatgaacagacttgacttggcatgaacagactcgacttgacatgaacagacttggacagacttgacttggtatgaacagacttgacttggcatgatcagacttgacttgacatgaacagacttggacagacttgacttgagatgaacagacttggacagacttgacttgacatgaacagacttggacagacttgacttgacatgaacagacttggacagacttgacttggtatgaacagacttgacttggcatgaacagactcgacttgacatgaacagacttggacagacttgacttggtatgaacagacttgacttggcatgaaCTGACTCGACTTGACATGAACAGACTTGGACAGACTTGACTTGAGATGAACAGACTtggacagacttgacttgacatgaacagacttggacagacttgacttgacatgaacagacttgacttggtatgaacagacttgacttggtatgaacagacttgacttggcatgaacagacttggacagacttgacttgacatgaacaGACTTGGACAGACTTGACTTGGTATGAACAGACTTGACATaaacagacttgacttggcatgACCAATGCCAACATGAGGGCTATTTATATCAAACAATACAGGTCacatgacaagaaccaaccaatgagAGACAGGACACATGAACCAAAGAACCTATTACAGGATAACATGAGGGTAAGGGTATCACATGACAAGACAGGAACCATGACAaggcaaaaatatcaaaataaaagacaagaaaacaatGAACAAGGAACAAAAGCCACCAAAccttttaattcatattttgaattagtttctgttgttttttgtttatataattttttatatgtttttttttatttcagtgaataTAAAAGATCTCAACATAAAATTGACTTGATGAAATGAATTGACTGTGATTAATGTCTTGTTTTTGTTACCTTTAAAGTTTTATTCCATAATTGTGACAAAAATAGTAATTGTTAATGTGTGAATTATGACTTCTTGTATCATAGTTAAGActttataaagtcacaattattaattttatgcCATAACTTTTTATGCCATACACTAAAAAATTTTAGcgaagaaacaattttcactcataaattgctagtacatttcacaaataatattttatcatatataacacatatttgtgaatataatataatattatataatatacattgaaCAGTTGAATACAATTTGCAAGCACTGACAAATGTTAAATGTCAGAAGGCAGtgaggaaagtgtgtgtgtttcatgtttGAAGTGAAAGAAAGAGGAGAAGAGTGAGGAGCTCCAGACGTAGTTGTGGGATGTTGAGGTGGAAATGAGCAGAACTGAATGGCTGAAGCATGGCTCAGATGAATGGGGACATTATATGTGGAGACGGCTGCTGTGTGTTTGATGTATAGCTCAGAGGTCAGCGGGTGTGAGACCCTTGTGTGTGATGGCCAGGCCAGGGAGGGATGCGGTTGCTAAGCAACAGACTGACCAGAGCGTTCCATGGGATTAATTTCCACTTGCAGAAGATGAGCAGCGTCAATCACAGTCACACTCATTCATCAGAGCGCAGAAACAGCGGCTAAACACTCACTAAACACTCATCTGTCTGCTGCTGCCAGCCAGAGAGAAATGATTCGTTAGTGATGGAGTTCAGCTCAACTGGAGTATGTTTTCAAAACCTtcctttttttactttgaaaaaatgATATAAAAGTATAACTGGTCGATCTGATCCAGTTTACTTTGGCTTTAACTCCCAATGTGTATACGtacaaatgtattattcaaaAACTTGTGGTGAGTaagaattttaatgtttgtgaaaaaatatcttctgctcatcaaggctgcatttattcgataAAACCCCCCCacaaaaaacagtgaaatattattatgatttaaaacagctgttttctatgtgaatatctcttaaaattttatttatttctgtgatgcacagctgtattttcagcatcattcctccagtcttcagtatcacatgatcttcagaaatcatgaaaatatgatgatttactgcacaagaaacatttctgattattatcagtgttgaaaacagttgtgctaatgaatatttttgtggaaactgtgattacAGCGTCTATTCTCTTGATCGCTGTCTCTCATTTAACCTGGTGGACATGTACTCATGCATCGCACACtgactgacaaacacacacacacacacacacacacacacacacacacacacacacacacacacacacacacacacacacacacacacacacacagtatatcttAAAATCTATCTTTCAACA
Coding sequences:
- the st8sia3 gene encoding sia-alpha-2,3-Gal-beta-1,4-GlcNAc-R:alpha 2,8-sialyltransferase, whose product is MVRVVSVLGLVMFSVALLILSLISYVSIKKDFIFTAPKYSNAGGPRMYMFHTGFRSQLAMKFLDPAFTSLNNALNENLQESSSWRFNQSAYLQQSKEIAQYIDVTHNFTLIKSSVRLGQLMHYDYSSHKYVFSIGENLRSLLPDSSPVLNKRFNSCAVVGNSGILTGSRCGAQIDSYDFVFRCNFAPTEIFHRDVGRRTNLTTFNPSILEKYYNNLLTIQDRNNFYLSLKKLDGAILWIPAFFFHTSATVTRTLVDFFVEHKGQLKVQLAWPGNIMQYVNRYWKTKQLSPKRLSTGILMFTLASSLCEQVHLYGFWPFGWDPNTGKELPYHYYDKKGTKFTTKWQESHQLPTEFKLLFKMHADGVLKLSLSRCA